AAAGAAATAGAGAATAAAAACTATAGATTATGTAGAAAATATAAGATTAATCTTAACCCCTTACCGTTTAAACAATTTGATGCTTTTGCACAGATGTGTCTAATTACAACAAATAATTTAAAAGAACAACTTGAAATTAGTAGTTATAACCTAACACACGGTTGAGCATTTGATAATGCATTAAATAATGATGGTAATTTAAATTTACAAAGTTTAACTAAAGAAACTGGTGAACCATTAATCATTAATAGGTTCTTCAAAAATTCATCTAAGAGAAGTAATTACAATTCATTTACACTTGGTAGTTCAGGACGTGGTAAAAGTACGTTCTTAGGTAAAGAAATTTTAAGTTTACTTGCGGAAAACCAAAGAGTTTATGTAATTGATATTCAAGGTGAATATACAAAATTAGCATCACAATTTGGTGGTGATGTATTAGATTTAGGAAGTGGTAAAGAAACTACTGTAAACCCACTCCAAATTAGAGTGCAATTATATGATGAAGATGAAATTGATGAAACGAGTGTAAAACTCATCATAAATAAACACATTGAGTGATTAGAACAATACTTTAGATTAGTTGCTCCAGAATGGAATAATTCATACATTATGATGCTTATTAAGGTAATCAAAGCATTGTATAAAGAGTTTGGAATTTATAATTTCAAAACTATAAATGATGTTATTGATTTTGACTACCCAACAATTTCTGAACTGATTGCTTTCGCACATAATTATCAGATTGATGATGCTATAAATTCAAAAACAAAAGAAATAATGTTGGTTGATATTATCGAAACATTGGAATATTTATTTGAAAATAATGGTAAATATCAATATTTATATAATGGTAAAACAAATTTAGATTTAGATGGCGACTTCTTAGTCTTTAATATTTCTAAATTAGCAATTGCTGATGAAGAATTATCTGCTGTTGGTATCTTTGTTTTACTTAGTTATTTACAAACTAAAATATTTAACAATTTTATTCTTGATAAAGAAGTTAATACAACAATATTGGTAGATGAATTCCATAGATTTAAAGACAATAAATTAACACTAGATGCTTTATTCTTTATGACAAAAACAGTAAGAAAATATAATGCTGGAATGTTATTTGCTACACAAAATCCTTCAGATTTCTTATCAAGTGCTGATGCATCTAAAAAGTCTGAAGCAATTATGATGAACTCACAATATTCATATTTCTTTGGACTTAGAGCAAATGACTTAAATGCTGTACAAGAATTATTTAAAAACTCTGGTGGACTTAACAATTCAACAACAAGATTTTTAGCTGAAGCTGAAATAGGTGATTGCTTAGCATCACTTCACGAATTCTCTAAAATACAAGCTGAAGTTTATTACAATGAATTTGAAAAGTCAATCTTATTTAGACAAGGAAGTTTCGGAAAGGAATAGATGGAAAAAGAATTAAAAAATGAACTTGAGACAAGTTCGAAAATGAGCGAAACAATTCTTAATGACGCTATTAAAATTGAAAAAGCGAAAAAGAAGGTAGAAACTAAAAAGAAACGTAAGAAAACAAGTTTATCAACAACAGTTCGTTTCTATAATGCAAGTGATATTGTAAGACTTAAACAATTACAAATTGAACTTAAAAAGAAAGGTGAAACACTTTCTAACTTTATTTCCGAAGCTGCAATTAATGCGGTTGATGAAATAGATAAAGAAGCATTGTTAAAGACTTTTAAAAATGATATGTTTTACTCATTTAGAAAAGCATTTTATGCTTCATTGGTGCCTTTTTCCAAAAGTATTACACAACAAGTGTTTATCAATCAAGATAAACTAACGATTATTGAATCGAAACTAGACTTGATTTTAGATGCATTAACAGGTAAAGAAATTACATCAGATGCAATTCAAAATATCAATAACAAAGTTAATGAACTAAAAGAATTAAGAGAACAATTAGAAAAAAACGATAGCAAAGCAATCAAACAAGTAGAAACTAGATATCAAAAGTTTGTTGAATATGATAATAGTCAATCTAGTGATACCGAAACTTATAGAGACGAGGTAGACGATGAAATTATTGAATTTGAATAAAAAGAAAATCTTAACAACATTATTATTAGGTGGTACTCTTGTAGTACCACTTACTACTATATCTGCAACACTTTGAAGACAAGATCGCGACGGAGATGATGAAGCGTATAAATTTTCAACATATTATTATTTAGATTCTGAACATTTAAGCAGAAACTTATATTATGTTGGTGATTCTGCACCTTCCTATGATAAATTTGATAAATGAAGATATAATGGTTTTTCTCGTGAAAACTTTAATTATGAATTAAATAAAGATTTAAATGAATTAGATTATAGAATTCTTAACCCAAGTGACAATGGTGGTGTTTTGGTTGTTTCTGGTTCTGAGCAAATTAAATTACCAAGACTTACTGGTAGAAATAGCATCAAAACAACTAGACTACCCCAAACACTAGGAAGAGATTTTGAAAATAGTGCTAATTATGATTTTTTAAGAAAAAAAGCAATATACAAGATGTCTGATTTAATTCAAAATGAGACTGATAAAGAAAAATGAGTAAATTTACTCATAACATCTGCAAAAAATAATTATGGGAATATTTCTATTAGTTTAAACAATAGAAATGGTAGACGTATATCAACGAAATACTTAAAATTACCTAAGGTTTTTGTTTCAAAACTCTTACAAGAAGAAATAAAAGGTAATAAAGAGAAAATGAAAAGATTTTTTGATGTTTATTTCAGAGATTTAAGCATTGAACTATCATTCGATGCTGCAACATATGATGATGGTCGTTCTAGTGATTTAAACAGTATTGTTTTTTCTGGTGCTACATTTAAAACTGATTTTCAAATTCCAAGTAATGAGAAAATAACAAGAAAATATGATGAACAAGTGGTTCAATGAATTAGTGAATTAAAAGAACTAGAAACAAATAGAACTTTAATTCAAACAAATGGTTCTTCAAGTGTCCCAATTATTCAAAGGCAATCTGGTTCAAGAGATAGATATAGATTGAATTTAATTTCAGATACTGGCGGTGATTTAAACACAATAAATGATGGAACTTTATTTCAAAGTAATCGCGAAAAACTTGATAAATTATTTCAAAGTTTAAACACAATTCAAGCAAAAATTAAGTCAAACTTGAGCATTCAAAATGACGATGATATCTTAGAAGTTGTTTACAAAACCATTCCAAACAAAAATGACTTAATCGATATCTATCTACGTAGCAAAACAAACAATGAATATGAATTCCCGATTTATAGAATGATGTCTATAAACTTTATTGCATCAACAGCAGCATTAGATCAGGGAATGAACGAAAGAATTAACATTGAATATGGTAGATGAGTAGATTTTGAGAGCGGAACCACTGAATTAGTTGCTGATACACCTGTTCGTGTTCCAAATGATAAACCAATTGGAACAAAAGGAAAAGATGTTTATTTAGGTAAATGAGAAGTTCACACACCATTAAAAATATCATTCATTGGTAAACCTACTGAAAACGAAGTTTTGGTTATTAATGGTAAAAAGATCGATGTTTTAAATCAAAGATTTAATGAGA
The nucleotide sequence above comes from Mycoplasma sp. Pen4. Encoded proteins:
- a CDS encoding DNA topoisomerase encodes the protein MSKKLFIIESPNKIKKLREILGPGYDVKATVGHFRELSNKGEANIGVDASFNPDFVISDNKKENWNNIIQNVDKWYDEIFIATDPDREGEAIAFHVWWCLPKKVKDKGIVKRITFNEITSSAVESAIANPRELDKNLINSQFLRQIGDKLIGYKGSRAVRKVANVPSTGRVQGVALKLVIDREKEIKNHIEIIKKKYQAIFKDDISNNVTASHVNDDLKEIIYELNEQPCPVGINLKLINQITKDETITEPPKPFITSTLLKKGISLGMKTDETQKAMQELYEKGLYDLHFLVINQAETIEELKEIENKNYRLCRKYKINLNPLPFKQFDAFAQMCLITTNNLKEQLEISSYNLTHGWAFDNALNNDGNLNLQSLTKETGEPLIINRFFKNSSKRSNYNSFTLGSSGRGKSTFLGKEILSLLAENQRVYVIDIQGEYTKLASQFGGDVLDLGSGKETTVNPLQIRVQLYDEDEIDETSVKLIINKHIEWLEQYFRLVAPEWNNSYIMMLIKVIKALYKEFGIYNFKTINDVIDFDYPTISELIAFAHNYQIDDAINSKTKEIMLVDIIETLEYLFENNGKYQYLYNGKTNLDLDGDFLVFNISKLAIADEELSAVGIFVLLSYLQTKIFNNFILDKEVNTTILVDEFHRFKDNKLTLDALFFMTKTVRKYNAGMLFATQNPSDFLSSADASKKSEAIMMNSQYSYFFGLRANDLNAVQELFKNSGGLNNSTTRFLAEAEIGDCLASLHEFSKIQAEVYYNEFEKSILFRQGSFGKE
- a CDS encoding Mbov_0398 family ICE element protein; amino-acid sequence: MEKELKNELETSSKMSETILNDAIKIEKAKKKVETKKKRKKTSLSTTVRFYNASDIVRLKQLQIELKKKGETLSNFISEAAINAVDEIDKEALLKTFKNDMFYSFRKAFYASLVPFSKSITQQVFINQDKLTIIESKLDLILDALTGKEITSDAIQNINNKVNELKELREQLEKNDSKAIKQVETRYQKFVEYDNSQSSDTETYRDEVDDEIIEFE